CCATGGCGCCGGTTCTCAAACCCAAACCCGCCGTAGCCCGCAACACCGCCGCTGCCGCCAGCATCAACCCATGACCTGTTTTCATTCCCGGCGCGCCTTAACAGCCGTCACCTTGATGGTGTTGCCCTGGATCGGCACACCCTCCAAGGCCGATGCGCCCCAGGCTGTGATTCGCAGCCAGCAGGTGCGTGCCCTTCCTGGCCAGCTGGATGAGGTGCTGGTGGTGAACGACAACAACCCGGAACTGATCACCGGGGAAGGCATTCTGGTCTCCACATTCCGGCAACCGCCTGGCCTTGATCTGGCGTTGAACGGTCGCTTCGACCTGTTCAGCCATCACGTGTTTGCAGGCAAAGAAAACGCCTTGAAGTCCACGCTCTGGCTTGCAGTGCTGGCGCAACCGGCCGGCGATGCAGCGGTCAGCCTGGAGCTGCTAGGAGGCAGCACCTCCCTGTCGCAGGCCACCCAAAAGGGGCAAACAGCGGCTCCCTTCCTTCCTCTGCCTGCGCTGATGAGCGAGACCGGCACCCCCATCGCCGCCGGTCCTGGAAGCCGTGTTGCCGGAGACCTGCTGCGGGGTGAGAGCGCACCGGAACTGCCGCAGACCTGGCGCATCGCCCCTGGATCAGCCAGTGCCCTCGTGGTGCTGCCGATTCCGGTGGAAGGTCTCGACCCCCTTCTGAACGGCCGCAATCTGCAGATGCGCCTGCAGAGTTCCGGGCCCGTGCATCTGGCCACGGTGGCTGCCTACGGAGAGGGCGATCGGGCACCATCGCTCAGCCGATTGCAGAGCCTGCTGTCATCTGGCCAGCAAAGCCCGAAGGAGCACACCCCCACGCCGCGCGGCAGCACGGGAAAGATCATTTATTCCAGGGTGAGCGGCGTCCAAATCGGCTCCACCTGGACAGCC
The sequence above is a segment of the Synechococcus sp. PROS-7-1 genome. Coding sequences within it:
- a CDS encoding DUF3370 domain-containing protein; the encoded protein is MTCFHSRRALTAVTLMVLPWIGTPSKADAPQAVIRSQQVRALPGQLDEVLVVNDNNPELITGEGILVSTFRQPPGLDLALNGRFDLFSHHVFAGKENALKSTLWLAVLAQPAGDAAVSLELLGGSTSLSQATQKGQTAAPFLPLPALMSETGTPIAAGPGSRVAGDLLRGESAPELPQTWRIAPGSASALVVLPIPVEGLDPLLNGRNLQMRLQSSGPVHLATVAAYGEGDRAPSLSRLQSLLSSGQQSPKEHTPTPRGSTGKIIYSRVSGVQIGSTWTATLTDPGSSDLALSGKPVSWPISSLERGDLQTGQVQTAELKVFDEGTAWAAHGNYGVEYDLTLPLKNPGSTPRTVALALESPDKNGSNAKQLRFGGGNSSPVMFRGPIEIRGLDDAQGQAQGRRRFHLVLRRGQQGPELGRVTLAPGGRRQVRIRLIYPADATPPQVLSILPVKQSSTVSNRRP